One Ictalurus furcatus strain D&B chromosome 7, Billie_1.0, whole genome shotgun sequence genomic window, TAAATTCTTGCTCTCTTTTATCAAGCATATCTTCAGTATTCCTCAGTTCTTGCTCCCTTATTGCTAAAGTATCTTTGATAGTCCCTAACTCATTTTTCAATTGAACAGTTGCAGTTGCCTGGACTTCCTGCTTGTTCAATAGCTCCTGTTCACGTGCTTCAATCTCCTTATTTGTTTCTAACAGATCTTGGgttttgatctgaaggtcaCATTCTTTCTTTAAAAGCTCCTGCTCTTTTGTCTGAAATTCAGTTGATCTTTGCATCAGACTACATTCTTTTGCAGTTAGTTCTGCTTGCCATTTTTTAATATCCTGCTTGTGTTGCTCCAGTTCCTGCATGTGCATTGACAGTTCTTGCATCTTGACTTCACATAACTGCTCTGATTCAAGTAATTGttgctctttttttctgaattccTTATCCGTGATGTCTAGATTCTCTCTGTGGCATTCCAATGTTTTTAACTGACCCTGAAGATCAATTTGTTTTACTGCGAGTTCCTCTTCCATTTTTCTCaatccattttctttctcttctagctgtttctttatattttctctTTCCAATTCCTGCTTTTCAGATAACTCCCTCTGCTCTTTGTGCTTGTGATCAagttccttttctctttctgtcagctccctttctcttctttctagGTTTTCTTGGAGGCTTTGGTTATTTTGACACTGgtatttcagttcattttcttTGCCTCTTATTTCATGTTCTCTTCTGTCCAGCTGCTGTTTTTCATCTCTTAGTTCTTGTTCTCTGCAGTTAATGTCATCATCTCGTTTTTTCAATTCCTTTTTACCTCTTTCAAGCTCTTGCATATTTTTACCCAATATTTGCTCTCTTTCGCACAGCTCCAGCTCTCTATTATGAAGTATTCGTTCCCTTTCAGCATCCTTAACATCCATTTCAGCAATCCTTTCTGAAAGCCTCTCCTCATAGTATTTTTTCATCTCTTCAGTCTTCTTCTCCAGTTCTTTACCCCTTTCATCCATAAACTCCAGTTCCATTTGTTGTGTGTGATTTCTCTGTTTCAACAAAGaaatttctttttccttctttttaatgTCTTCTTGGTTCAGTTCATCTTTGATTTTTCCCATTTCTTCAGATTGGTGTAGCATATCtttaatctctttctctctgctatCATATTTTATTATCTGGGCCTGCAGGTCCCTTTTATAGTCCTCACACGTAATGTGAAGTCCATCTAACTCCTGAATGAGTGCCGCATTCTGATTATGGAGATTCTCCACCTTGATCTGGACttcttttagctgttttttaaattcttctATTTGGGCTCTGCTCTCTTCATTCTGTTGTCGTAGATGGTTAATAATGTTTTCCTTCACCTCTAATATCTTCCTTGTgtcatcttctttttttcttgcattCTCCTCATTCAGATTCTTCATTGCCTCCATTTCCTCTTttataatcacattttcttttttcaagaACTCTTCCATCTCTCTGTATTCATTCTCTAAATCTTTTATTCTAGAAGTGTACTCAGCTGTTTTTGCCTTATTATCATTTTTCAGGTTCTCCATGGCTCTGTGTTTGGCATCAATagtttgtttcagtgtttcaatCTCCTGCTCCTTCTCCATGTGTTTTTTAACCAATGCAGTTATTTCTGcatctttctctttcagttTATTTTGAATTTCAACATTTTTAGCCAGCTCCTGCTCATTTTGTCTCTGCTGTATGGTGACAAGTTCTGCATCTTTCCCCACAAGCTTATCTACAAGTTCattgtattttaatacagtacTTTCATGTATTTGTCTCTCAGCTTCAGAAGACTTGACTTGGTGTCTGTAAGCAACTTGCAGCTCttccatttcttttgtcatCAGCTCTATCAATTCGCTAAGTTTATTCTTCTCCATTTCCCTCTtctcattcatttctttcaacCTTTCCTCTTGCTCCCTTACTTTGTTTtcactttttaatttaatttcttccacctctctctgtttctcttcaaGCCTTTTCTCAAGTTCATTTTTCTCTGCTAGTCTTCTCTTCTGctcttgtttttcatttaagaTATCTCCTTCATAGATTAGTTTTGATTCTGCCATCATCTTCTGCATCTCTTCAATTCTTCTTCTTAgctcctccacctccttctgTTTGTGATCCAATTGCCCTTTCAGCTCATTTTCAGCATCCTCGTGCATTTTTGTGagctcttcttctctttcttttctttcttgctcttttAACATGCTGACACGTTTAAGCTCTAGGATATTAACTTGTAGCTCatccactttttcttttaattcctcactctctctttctttttcatctaaCTTCATTATAAACTCTCCCCTCTCTGTGTACCCCTGATTGAGAGCTGCAATGACTCTGCTGTTTTCCAGGCTCAGCTCTtgaatctctctttctctatcctcTGTTAACCAAGCCATCCTCTCCTCCAGTTCGCCCATGATACTCTTTCTGTCATCTTCAGTTTTATCCattccctcctccctttctcttcttgttttttctGGTGATTTGACTTTGTCTTTCCTCCAGTCGAAAATCCGCCTGATGCTTTtcacctccctctccctcatcCTCTTGAGCTCCATCTCTTGATGCTGAAGCTTCTCATTAACTTCTTTTAGCTTCACATGGAACCTATCGTTCTTTTGCTTCCCGAGTTCCTGAATCTCTTGCACAACTGGCGAGAAAGCCTCACATCGATTTCCTGAAACCATTTTCTCAATCTTTTCTAAGAGTGCAGTTACCTGAGCTTTGGAGCTGTCACCTTCCAAGACAATGCTGCTGACGACATGATATCTGTTGCCGCACTTCTCCAACAGCCAATGAAGATCTCTCCCTCCTCCCTGGATGTGTTGCTCAATAGTAACCCCCTCTCTCAGCTGATCACCTCTTGTGAATAGCAGCATGGTATGTCTCCATACTCCTTCCCCAAGTAACTCCAAGTGCTCTCTTACTGCTGTAGCTCTGACTAGGGCATCCACCCTCAGTGTCAACAGAAGGGCATGGGGACCAGGAGGACACAGTGTCACACTAGCACAGATCTCCCGCTTTACTCTGTCTGGCGTGATTCCTTCAGGACCACCCTCCCATCCAGGAACATCCACTACTGTCACCAACCTTCCAGAAATTTCTGCCTGCTGCCGTGAACATTCCTCCGTGGCCTGGCCTGTTTGGAAATATGCAGACCCTCTGAGGATGGTATTCCCGGCAGAGcttttccctgtctctctttcaccaAGGAGGATGAGTCGTATTTCTGGGAGACGTCGTGAGCCCCTGGAGAAGAGACACATTTCATCCAGGTCCTCAGATGGTGAAATATCAGCTGTGTGAGACAAGAAATCACCATGTTTGTTTGAGTATGAGTTTTGTATGAGTTTCCTCaagtatttaattaaattgattGAATTGTAACATATAACATATATCaatctgaaataaatacagaaaaatacaaTAACATAAAGAATCACTTAAGCATGTTCATTCATAATGCATTGTACTTTTCTCACTTCAATTTAGTCAGATATCTCTCTTCAGCCAAACTTGcttaaattatatacatttcaaGTGAAATATTTTCTGCATATATAGAAAGTATTAGGTTGCCTCACATGTCAGCACAGC contains:
- the si:dkey-185m8.2 gene encoding trichohyalin, with protein sequence METQSSNPFSAEAKQQDVPKTAGSSHHDNPPLPELRLVLLGRKGTGKSSSGNTILGLAGGFESGKPTEECVKRRADIASHRVTVVDTPGWEWYYSGNGTPAWVTRETMRSVTVCPPGPHALLLVIRSFASVTDDYYRQVEEHLELLGKMAWAHTMLLFTRGDELGSIPMEQRIQNAGKTFQKLLERCGNRLHVLENKRCGKDGTQVKELISKIEEMVKERGGRHYECDPLLLGIEVEGKRRARERRKKQRIMETQAQKGIIKAVLTSDISPSEDLDEMCLFSRGSRRLPEIRLILLGERETGKSSAGNTILRGSAYFQTGQATEECSRQQAEISGRLVTVVDVPGWEGGPEGITPDRVKREICASVTLCPPGPHALLLTLRVDALVRATAVREHLELLGEGVWRHTMLLFTRGDQLREGVTIEQHIQGGGRDLHWLLEKCGNRYHVVSSIVLEGDSSKAQVTALLEKIEKMVSGNRCEAFSPVVQEIQELGKQKNDRFHVKLKEVNEKLQHQEMELKRMREREVKSIRRIFDWRKDKVKSPEKTRREREEGMDKTEDDRKSIMGELEERMAWLTEDREREIQELSLENSRVIAALNQGYTERGEFIMKLDEKERESEELKEKVDELQVNILELKRVSMLKEQERKEREEELTKMHEDAENELKGQLDHKQKEVEELRRRIEEMQKMMAESKLIYEGDILNEKQEQKRRLAEKNELEKRLEEKQREVEEIKLKSENKVREQEERLKEMNEKREMEKNKLSELIELMTKEMEELQVAYRHQVKSSEAERQIHESTVLKYNELVDKLVGKDAELVTIQQRQNEQELAKNVEIQNKLKEKDAEITALVKKHMEKEQEIETLKQTIDAKHRAMENLKNDNKAKTAEYTSRIKDLENEYREMEEFLKKENVIIKEEMEAMKNLNEENARKKEDDTRKILEVKENIINHLRQQNEESRAQIEEFKKQLKEVQIKVENLHNQNAALIQELDGLHITCEDYKRDLQAQIIKYDSREKEIKDMLHQSEEMGKIKDELNQEDIKKKEKEISLLKQRNHTQQMELEFMDERGKELEKKTEEMKKYYEERLSERIAEMDVKDAERERILHNRELELCEREQILGKNMQELERGKKELKKRDDDINCREQELRDEKQQLDRREHEIRGKENELKYQCQNNQSLQENLERRERELTEREKELDHKHKEQRELSEKQELERENIKKQLEEKENGLRKMEEELAVKQIDLQGQLKTLECHRENLDITDKEFRKKEQQLLESEQLCEVKMQELSMHMQELEQHKQDIKKWQAELTAKECSLMQRSTEFQTKEQELLKKECDLQIKTQDLLETNKEIEAREQELLNKQEVQATATVQLKNELGTIKDTLAIREQELRNTEDMLDKREQEFKDREKDLDMKERQITQKYEEYQAAEKILESNQKAQRELSEKQEKEIENIRQQLEEKEKELITMKDELLVKRISFEKEKKDFEILRENLDNREKEFKKKEQELLNSEQLYEDKTLELSKGVQELEKSKQDNEKWQAELTNKEYTLLQRTHELHKKEQELVQREHDLQLKCQELLGKNEEVEPVQQQLLSNQQNQMTQKWECQLENFRETLAKREQELTKKEDEFQKREQNIRSAEIYLDKREIILQKREGEGQINKEQNESMLSDLKKKQEIMEEIKCSLETKQHELGDLEKELNIREHNITHKEQDLSNRYKELDIKEHNMEKHELDLKSRDQAYKGAEQELNELKISLESKKKYLENHTAELENQKSEMNIEKQMLKMKSEQLEKWGKYLYNMELKMINSNPSPDFQPWNQRTASNLTQMRNSETMYQEVGIDSRTYDRENGNSSVVEDDQSVEMASSNSELENEESTCLEYRNGANRQEMDTLTTEDYVEEFFEPAGSDSQVTQGLFYQLSELKLILIGEAWSSHQSAIRTILGQDAELGNPWRGNISGKPLLVVEPHGIKWRRSSDINVTYQNDLIHSVSMCTPGPHAFVLLLPAYLTFTGQYRRALECTMAMLGEAAWRHTVVLFTWAEALGESAQQHIKRNGDLEWLIQKCGGRYHVLDNRHREDHVVELLEMIDEMVAANHGRYYQAQ